The genomic region ATATTGTTTTTACAAATGATCCACACATTTCTTCTGTCTCTTTCAGAGAATTTTGCTAAATCAGAGTACTACCGTCTCGCCCTGGAACAGCTAAACAGTAATTCTACAGCCATGGCCAGTCTGGGTGCTCCTCCTCTGAAGATCCACAACATCCATTTATCTGACCGACACAACCGCATGGATCACAGCATTGCTCAGGTCAGGGTTTAAACATCAGGGCTGGTTTTGAATGGTTTTTAGCTGCTCTAGATGGTTGATTAGCTGGACTACCTGCCGGTGGAGCCAAAATCAACATGTTAGAACATTTTGGTTAAGCTGGTTAGAACAGCAACAAACCAGCTATCattgttccaaaaaccagcttggctCTTTCTCGAAACAGTTTAAAAGTATTCTAGAAAAGAGAAATGAAACTGGACATGCACAGTTGCTCTACGACTGGTCAGCATTATATTAATCCTCATATTTGTCCATCATAGGTAAAGATCCCTGTTACTGGCTCAAAGACTGGTGGTTATCTCTACACAACTTCC from Myxocyprinus asiaticus isolate MX2 ecotype Aquarium Trade chromosome 5, UBuf_Myxa_2, whole genome shotgun sequence harbors:
- the LOC127441555 gene encoding cytochrome c oxidase assembly factor 1 homolog, which gives rise to MSRSTSLLQQMTLFVTIVTGGGCAMMYYLMQKNFAKSEYYRLALEQLNSNSTAMASLGAPPLKIHNIHLSDRHNRMDHSIAQVKIPVTGSKTGGYLYTTSTRDTLMNRWHLQHVFLKLRDGETIEIFNKTESKE